The genome window CCAGCGAGATTGCCCAGAGCTTGCCGCCGGAGGTGGAGGCGCGGGTGATGACAACCGGCTCTTCGGGCTGGGTGCGGGCTGGGGCCACGGCAGGAAGGATCGCCGGTGCGGCCTCGGCAGACGCCAGTTGCACGGAGTCGGCCTCCGGGGCGGGCCGGTTCCGGGTCGGACGCGGCTTGGGGAGGAGGTCGGGGGAGATGGAAGGGCCACCGGCGGCGGTGAAGGCGCCGGACTCTTCGGTGATGGCGACTTCCAGATCACCGGCCGTGCCCGGGATCTCACCCGGCTCGATCTCGGGGCGGGCGGTGGGGCTGACGGCGGCCAGCACCACCTGCTCGGGCGCCACATCGGCCTTCTCGGGATCGCCCTTCAACTCGGCCAGGGCCTCTGCCACCTGCTCTTCGCTCTCGAGCGAAGCGCCGGGGGCGGCGCTGGCCAGCTTGACGGCGTCATCCGCCTCGGCGGCCTCTGCTGTGACGGCGGCCACGGCGGCGTCGATCTCCTCGGAGAGGGCGGCGAGCAACAGCTCTTCACTCACTTCGACGGTGGGTGCAGCGGGTTCCGCGCCGGGACGGCGGCGGGGGCGGATCGAGTTCAGGACGGTGCCGCTGACGCGGATGGTCTTGCCCTTGTAGACGCCGTCGCCCCCTTTGGGTGCGGGCGTGGGCGCTTCGAGCGCGGCGGTCATGACGGGCGCGGGGCCGGTGTCATCCTTGGTGTAGGCGGGTTTGGCGGGCTTGCGAACGGCGACCCGGGAGGGGGCCCTGCGAAAGCCGAGATCGAGGAGTTCTGCCACCTTGGCATTGCGTGTGGCGGAGCTGCGGCCGCCGAAGACGGTGGCGATGATGCGCTCGTCACCACGCTCGGCGGAGGCCACGAGGTTGAAACCGGCGGCGCGGGTGTAGCCCGTCTTGATACCGTCAGCGCCCTTGTAGGCCGCGAGCAGGCGACGGTTGGTGTTGGGGACGGTCTTGCCCATGGTCTGCGTCGTCATGCGCGAGAACAGGTTGTAGTAGTCGGGATAGTCGTAAAACAGGTGGCGGCCGAGCTTGGTCATGTCGGCGGCGGTCGAGAGGTGGCCCTCTTCGGTGAGGCCGTGGGCGTTCTTGAAGGTGGTGCGGGTCATCCCGAGGGCCTGGGCCGTGCGAGTCATGCGGCGGGCAAAGGCGGCCTCGGATCCGGCGATTCCCTCGCCGATGGCGGTGGCGGCATCGTTGGCCGACTTCACCGCGGCGGCGCGGATGAGGTAGCGCAGGGCCACCTTCTGCCCGGCCTTCAGCCCGATCTTGGAGGGCGGCTCGGAGGCGGCCTTCTGCGAGATCAGGATCGGTGTGTCGAGCGTCAGCTCGCCATACTCGACCGCCTGAAACGCGATGTAGAGGGTCATCATCTTGGTCAGCGACGCAGGGTGAAGCCGGGAATCGGCATTGCGCGAGTGCAGCACCTCCCCGGTTCGTGCGTCGATCACCATCGCCGCATAAGGCGCGGCGTTGGCCCTCAGCGAGACGCTGAGGAGAGTGATGAGAATAAGTCCGATGACGAGACCGAAACGGCCTCTCTGGGAGAGCGTGCTCACGTCGCTTGCCTTTTACTGCCTCAGGCTGCCGGATTTTTCCGGTCAGCATTTTTTGTTCTGCTTGAGTATGACGCTAGCACAGGTTTTTTCGTGCGAAAACATGACATTTGAGAGGTTTTTTAAGGTTGCACCGATGTCACATGCGCTACATCTAGCGGGCCGTCGGGACCGCTTCCGCTAGATGTTTAGCTTATACCTTCGACCAGCGCAGGAAGTTCGCCCAAATCTGCTATTTCGCGGAAGCGGGTTTGCGCTTGTGGGGGGTCGGCATGTTCGAGGGCCCAGCCGAGGCTGTGAGGCACGAAAACACCCCAGGCGCCGACCTCCAAAGCGGGCAGAACATCAGATTTCATTGAGTTGCCGACCATCATCGCCTCGCCCTCGGCGTGTCCGGTGAAGATTCGGGCGTATGTCTCGGGATCCTTGTGGCTGACGATCTCGATTCGGTCGAAGAGGTCGCCCAGCCCGGATTGTGCCAGCTTGCGCTCCTGATCGAGCAGGTCGCCCTTGGTGATGAGCGCGATCCTGTGGCGCCCGGCGAGCTGTTCCACCGCCTCGCGGGCATGGGGGAGCAGCTCGATGGGATGGCGCAGCATGTCGCGACCAGCTTCGAGGATTTGCCCGATCACCGCGCCGGGCACCCTGCCGTCGGTCACCTCGATCGCGGTTTCGACCATGGAAAGGACAAAGCCCTTAATCCCGAAGCCGTAGTGCCCGATGTTGCGTTTCTCGGCCTCGAGAAGCCGGGCATCGAGGTGGCCCGGGTCGGCAAAATCGGCCAGCAGTTCGGCGAATCTCTCCTGGGTCAGCTGAAAGAACCGCTCGTTGTGCCAGAGCGTGTCATCGGCGTCGAAACCGATGAGCTGCAGGTTTGGCGGGGGATTCGTGGGCATTTTGCGTGTTTCTCTTGGTGCGCACCCTTTTCAGGGCGGGGACTGGCCTTATATAACGGCCCCGATATCCCTTGCACCAGACCATGCCAGATACGGAGCGCCATGCGCCTTGAGCCCATCACGATGTCGCAGGATGACGACGACGACGCCGTAGGCGGCGATCCGTCGATTGCACTGAAGACCCGGCCCAAGACCAAGAAGCCGCCGATGTACAAGGTGATGCTTCTGAATGACGACTACACGCCTATGGAATTCGTGGTGCATGTGCTGGAGCGGTTCTTCAACATGACTCACGCGCAGGCCTTCGAGATCATGCTGGCGGTGCACAAGAAGGGGCTGGCCGTGGTTGGCGTGTTCAGCCATGAAGTGGCCGAAACAAAGGTGGCGCAGGTGATGGATTTCGCCCGACGGCACCAGCACCCGCTGCAATGCACGATGGAAAAGGAATAGGGCTGCGGCTCTGCCTTCTATGAACTCCAGATTGAAAATGGCGCTCGACGCGGGCGCAATCACACTCCCCGAAGGGCGGATTGCGGTGTTTCGCCCCGGCGCCGGTGAGGCTTGGCTGCCCGAGGGGGCAGAGGTTGTTACCGGATATTTCCCCGATCATGCGGCCTGGACGGCACGCGGCTATGCCGTGGAGCGCGAACCCTCGGGAGACTATGTCGGCGCGATCGTCTTCGTCCCGCGCGCCAAGGCACTGGCCCGCGACCTGCTCGCGCAGGCGATCGCGCTCGGCGGTCCGGTGCTGGTGGATGGCGCAAAGACCGACGGTGCCGAAAGCCTTTGGAAGGCCGCGCGCAAGCAGGGAGAGGTCTCTGCCGCCTTCTCGAAGTCACATGGCAAGGTTTTTGCGGTGACGGGCGGTGACTTCTCTGAGTGGCGCTTGCCGGCCGTGTCGCGTGCCGCTGAGGGCTGGAAGACGGCGCCGGGCGTGTTCTCGGCGGAGGGGCCAGACCCGGGGTCGGTGCTGCTGGCCGAGGCGCTGCCAGCGCAGATGAAGGGCCGTGTGGCCGATTTGGGCGCGGGCTGGGGCTTTTTGTCGGCGGCGGTTCTCGAGCGCGAGGGCGTTGAGGCGGTGGAGCTGATCGAGGCGGAATGGGCAGCGTTGGAAGCTGCACGGGCGAACCTGTCCGACCCGCGGGCGCAATTCACCTGGGGCGACGCGATGGTGCCGCTTGCGGAGAAGGTGGATCACATCGTGATGAACCCGCCATTCCACCCCTCCAGAACCGCGGATCCGGCCATGGGGGCATCGTTCATCGAGGCCGCCGCGGCCTCTCTCAAGCCATCGGGGCGGCTCTGGATGGTATCCAACCGGCATCTGCCCTATGAGGCGGCTCTTGCCGCAAGCTTCGGCGAGGTGGCCGAGATCGGCGGGGATACGCGCTTCAAACTGTTTGCCGCGTCACGGCCGGCTCGCCAAGGACGCCGATAGGCATTAGGGTTCGGCCCGATTGGCCGCCACGAAGGACTGCACATGAGCTTTTCGATCAAGGGCAAGACCTGCATCGTTACCGGGGCCAGCCACGGGTTGGGCATGGCGATTGCGCGCCATTTCGTGGCTCGCGGGGCCAATGTGATGGCCGCCGATTCTGACGACAAGCGGCTTGCCGAGGCTTTTGCCGCCGATGCTGAAGCCGAGGAGAGCCGCCTGCGGTACTTTGCCGGCGACCTGCGGCAGCGGCTGGCACAGGCAAACCTGCTCTCGGCCACGATCGACGCCTTCGAGCGGGTCGATGTGCTGGTGAATGCCTACCGGGTCGTGCTGCCCTCCGTGCCGGGGGAGCCGGACAAGGACGAGGTCGAGGAGCTGCTGCAGCAGAACATGATGACGGCGCTGCGTCTTACGCAGCTCATATCCAAGCGGTTCGCCAAGCAGGCCGGTGAGGGCGAAGGGGAGGGGGACGCGGGCTGCGTGGTGAACATGAGTTCGATTGCCGCCCGGCGCACCCATCCGCGGTTGCTGGCTTACTCGGTGTCCTCGGCGGCTCTTGACCAGATGACCCGTTCGATGGCGGTGGCGCTCGCGCCGCAGCGCATCCGGGTGAACGCGGTGAGCTTCGGCTCGGTGCTGACCACCTCGCTGAACAAGGCGCTGAACGAGAACGAGGGCTACCGTGAGGATATCGTGGAGCACACGCCGCTGGGCCGGATTGCGCAGCCTTCCGAGGTGGCGGAGGTGGTGCAGTTCCTGGCTTCGGAGAGCGCGGGCTTCATCACGGGGCAGATCGTGACAATGGATGGCGGACGCTCGCTGCTGGATCCGGTGGGTGCCCCGGCACATTAGGGCACCCTGTCCATTGTGATGGTGGCCGGGCCTCAGCCGCGTTCGGCTATGCGCCGGTCGATGGCGTCCCAGATCTTGCCGGCAACGTTGATCCCGTCGAAGCGTTCCAGCTCCTGAATGCCGGTGGGGGAGGTCACGTTGATCTCGGTCAGCCAGTCTCCGATCACGTCGATCCCGACAAAGACCTGCCCGCGCTCGCGCAGAAGCGGCCCGATTGCGGCGCAGATCTCGCGGTCACGCTCTGTCAGCTCGACTTTGACCGGCTTGCCGCCGACATGCATGTTGGAGCGGGTCTCGCCTTCGAGCGGAACGCGGTTGATCGCCCCGACAGCCTCGCCGTCTACCAGGATCACCCGTTTGTCTCCCTTGGCCACGGCCGGGAGGAATTTCTGGGCGATGAGGGGCTCGCGGTTGATCCCGGCAAAGAGCTCGTGCAGCGAGGCAAGGTTTCTGTCGTCAGGGCCGAGGCGGAACACGCCCGCCCCGCCGTTGCCGTAGAGCGGCTTGACGATGATATCGCCATGCTCGGCCTTGAAGGCCCGCAGGGCGGAGAGGTCGCGGGCAATGAGCGTTGGCGGGGTGAGGTCGGGGAAGTTGAGCACCAGCAGCTTCTCGGGGCTGTTGCGCACCCAGAACGGGTCGTTGACCACGAGGGTCTTGCCGCCGATCTGCTCGAGGATGTGGGTGGTGGTGATGTAGCCCATGTCGAAGGGCGGATCCTGCCGCAGCCAGATTACATCCATCCCGGACAGCTCGATCTCCTGCAGGTCGCCCAGCGTGAAGTGGTCGCCCTTGGTGCGTCGCACCTCGAGCGGCCAGCCCTGCGCAACAACCTTGCCCTGTTTCCAGGCCAGCTGGTCCGGGGTGTAGTAGAAAAGCTCCCAACCTCGCGCCTGCGCCTCTTCGGCGAGCCTGAAGCTGCTGTCGGCGTTGATATCCACGCCGCCAATCGGGTCCATCTGAAAGGCGACCTTCATCGCGCACTCCCTTTTTGCACTCTCCTTCTCATGTAGGAGCCTGCAGGGAGTTGCAACGGGTCAGCCGAAGAAGGCGTTTTCCAAGATCCGGTGTTCGCCCCGGCCATTCACGAGGGCGAGGTCGAAGCGCATCGGGGTCGAGAGCGCCGCGGGGTAACGCCCGACATACTCCGAAGCCGCCGCCATGATCCGCGCGACCTGCCGCGGGGATATCGATTCTGCGGCGCGATCGAAGGTGCTGCTCTGTTTGACTTCGACAAAGACCACCGTGTCAGGGGTTTCGACGATAAGGTCGATTTCACCGCCCTCTCCACGCCAGCGGCGCTCGGCAATGGTGCCACCGCGCGCCTCGTATCCCAATGCGACCGTGTCCTCGGCCATCCGCCCGGCGTGGTAATTGCGCAGGCCGCGGTGGCGGCGGTGGGAAGATGGGGCAAGGTCGAACGGCATCAGTCATCTCCTGTCGCGCGGGACAGCTCCAGCGCCCGCTGATACATCTCGCGCTTGGGTCTGCCCAAGGCAGCGGCGACCTCTGCCGCGGCATCCTTTACGCGCAGCCGGCTCAGGGCCTCGCCCAAAGCGGCGTCAACAACCTCCGGGTCTGCTTCGCCAGCGACAGCACCGGACATTACAAGCACGATCTCGCCACGCGGCGGATCATCGGCCACCGAGGCACTCAGTTCGGCCAAGGAGCCACGCCGAACTTCCTCAAACTTCTTCGTCAGTTCCCGAGCCAGAGCCGCGGGGCGATCTTCACCGGCAGACTCGCACAAAAGGCCTAACAGAGCGCTAATGCGCTTTGGGGATTCGAAGAGGATCACGGTTGATCCGAACCGGGAAACCTCTGCAACGAACTGCTTGCGCGCACCGCCGGAGGACGGCGGAAAGCCGACAAAGGTGAAGCGGTCAGATGGCAGGCCCGAGAGGGTGAGTGCCGCAATCGCCGCCGAGGGGCCTGGTGCGGTGGTTACGGAGATGCCCTGCGCGGCCGCGTCCCTGCCCAAGGCATATCCCGGGTCCGCCACCAGGGGCGAGCCGGCCTCGCTCACATAGGCGACAGACGCGCCTTCTGCCGCAAGTTTCAGAACGCCGTTTCGGGCTGCAGGGGAGGAATGGTCGTGATAGGCGATCAGGCGTCGCCCGGCGAGCGGCACGCCGTGCAGTTCCAGCAGTTTGCGGGCCGTGCGCGTGTCTTCCGCCGCAATCACCTCGGCCGAAGCCAGAATATCCAGCCCCCTCAACGTGATGTCTCGGGCGGATCCGATGGGGGTGGCCACGAAATAAAGGCCTGCCGAGAGCGGTGTCTTTCGCCAGGCCGGTCCTCCTGTTGGCTCAGACATTTACTTGGCTCCCGCAGATGTTAGAATTGTTCGAACCCGGCTGTTTATACCGAAGCCCCGAGGCTCTGAAGGAGTACCCCATGTTTGCCGTATTGACGACTCCCCGCCGGATGGCGGCCAAACTCCTTGCTGTAGGCGTGATCGCCCTGCTTGCTGCCTGTGATCCCGCAGCGCTGGGCGGGCTGGGCAGCAACTCCGGCCCCAAGATCGACACCAGCCGCGCCGTTCCGGTTGCGCTTCTGGTTCCCGGTGGCTCCGGTCGCTCGGGCGACGATGTGCTGGCCAAGGCACTCGAAAACGCCGCGCGTCTCGCCATTGCCGACCTCGATGGCGTCCAGATTGACCTGCGCGTCTACAATACCGCCGGAAATGCCGGCAACGCCGCCCGCCAGGCCCAGGCCGCGGTGGACGCCGGGGCCAAGGTAATCCTCGGGCCGGTCTACTCCGAAGCCGCCAATGCCGCCGGTGTGGCCGTGGCCGACGAAGGCGTGAACGTTCTGGCCTTCTCCAACAACCCCGAGATTGCGGGCGGCAACGTCTTTGTGCTCGGCCCGACCTTCGAGAACACCGCCACGCGGCTGGTGTCCTATGCGCGGCGCAACGGCAAGGGCAACATCTTCACCGTTCACGCCCGTTCGGTTGCCGAGGAAATCGGGCGCGATGCCATCGCGAAGGCGATTCGCAACACTGGCGCCACCAATGCCGGTTCGGCCTCGTTCGAGCTGTCGCAGCAAGGGCTCGTGGCGGCGGTGCCGAACATCGTGGCGCAGGCCAAGGCTTCGGGCGCGACCTCGGTGTTCTTTACCTCCACCAACGACGGGGCCATGCCTTTCCTGGCGCAGCTTCTGCCCGAAGCCGGCCTGTCTCCGGGTGTGACCCAGTTCATGGGGCTCGGGCGGCTCGACATTCCGGCAGAGGCGCTGACCCAGCCGGGCCTTCAGGGTGCGTGGTTCGCCCTGCCCGACAACAACCTCTACA of Oceanicola sp. 502str15 contains these proteins:
- a CDS encoding serine hydrolase, which translates into the protein MVIDARTGEVLHSRNADSRLHPASLTKMMTLYIAFQAVEYGELTLDTPILISQKAASEPPSKIGLKAGQKVALRYLIRAAAVKSANDAATAIGEGIAGSEAAFARRMTRTAQALGMTRTTFKNAHGLTEEGHLSTAADMTKLGRHLFYDYPDYYNLFSRMTTQTMGKTVPNTNRRLLAAYKGADGIKTGYTRAAGFNLVASAERGDERIIATVFGGRSSATRNAKVAELLDLGFRRAPSRVAVRKPAKPAYTKDDTGPAPVMTAALEAPTPAPKGGDGVYKGKTIRVSGTVLNSIRPRRRPGAEPAAPTVEVSEELLLAALSEEIDAAVAAVTAEAAEADDAVKLASAAPGASLESEEQVAEALAELKGDPEKADVAPEQVVLAAVSPTARPEIEPGEIPGTAGDLEVAITEESGAFTAAGGPSISPDLLPKPRPTRNRPAPEADSVQLASAEAAPAILPAVAPARTQPEEPVVITRASTSGGKLWAISLGKYPSRFSAEKVLLKTALKEMETLDGSLRKVNNRKGGFEAIFVGLSADQAKLACARLEARGTTCTALEPGQG
- a CDS encoding HAD family hydrolase; its protein translation is MPTNPPPNLQLIGFDADDTLWHNERFFQLTQERFAELLADFADPGHLDARLLEAEKRNIGHYGFGIKGFVLSMVETAIEVTDGRVPGAVIGQILEAGRDMLRHPIELLPHAREAVEQLAGRHRIALITKGDLLDQERKLAQSGLGDLFDRIEIVSHKDPETYARIFTGHAEGEAMMVGNSMKSDVLPALEVGAWGVFVPHSLGWALEHADPPQAQTRFREIADLGELPALVEGIS
- the clpS gene encoding ATP-dependent Clp protease adapter ClpS produces the protein MRLEPITMSQDDDDDAVGGDPSIALKTRPKTKKPPMYKVMLLNDDYTPMEFVVHVLERFFNMTHAQAFEIMLAVHKKGLAVVGVFSHEVAETKVAQVMDFARRHQHPLQCTMEKE
- a CDS encoding class I SAM-dependent methyltransferase — translated: MNSRLKMALDAGAITLPEGRIAVFRPGAGEAWLPEGAEVVTGYFPDHAAWTARGYAVEREPSGDYVGAIVFVPRAKALARDLLAQAIALGGPVLVDGAKTDGAESLWKAARKQGEVSAAFSKSHGKVFAVTGGDFSEWRLPAVSRAAEGWKTAPGVFSAEGPDPGSVLLAEALPAQMKGRVADLGAGWGFLSAAVLEREGVEAVELIEAEWAALEAARANLSDPRAQFTWGDAMVPLAEKVDHIVMNPPFHPSRTADPAMGASFIEAAAASLKPSGRLWMVSNRHLPYEAALAASFGEVAEIGGDTRFKLFAASRPARQGRR
- a CDS encoding SDR family NAD(P)-dependent oxidoreductase → MSFSIKGKTCIVTGASHGLGMAIARHFVARGANVMAADSDDKRLAEAFAADAEAEESRLRYFAGDLRQRLAQANLLSATIDAFERVDVLVNAYRVVLPSVPGEPDKDEVEELLQQNMMTALRLTQLISKRFAKQAGEGEGEGDAGCVVNMSSIAARRTHPRLLAYSVSSAALDQMTRSMAVALAPQRIRVNAVSFGSVLTTSLNKALNENEGYREDIVEHTPLGRIAQPSEVAEVVQFLASESAGFITGQIVTMDGGRSLLDPVGAPAH
- the gshB gene encoding glutathione synthase, with amino-acid sequence MKVAFQMDPIGGVDINADSSFRLAEEAQARGWELFYYTPDQLAWKQGKVVAQGWPLEVRRTKGDHFTLGDLQEIELSGMDVIWLRQDPPFDMGYITTTHILEQIGGKTLVVNDPFWVRNSPEKLLVLNFPDLTPPTLIARDLSALRAFKAEHGDIIVKPLYGNGGAGVFRLGPDDRNLASLHELFAGINREPLIAQKFLPAVAKGDKRVILVDGEAVGAINRVPLEGETRSNMHVGGKPVKVELTERDREICAAIGPLLRERGQVFVGIDVIGDWLTEINVTSPTGIQELERFDGINVAGKIWDAIDRRIAERG
- a CDS encoding YraN family protein, encoding MPFDLAPSSHRRHRGLRNYHAGRMAEDTVALGYEARGGTIAERRWRGEGGEIDLIVETPDTVVFVEVKQSSTFDRAAESISPRQVARIMAAASEYVGRYPAALSTPMRFDLALVNGRGEHRILENAFFG
- the rsmI gene encoding 16S rRNA (cytidine(1402)-2'-O)-methyltransferase, with product MSEPTGGPAWRKTPLSAGLYFVATPIGSARDITLRGLDILASAEVIAAEDTRTARKLLELHGVPLAGRRLIAYHDHSSPAARNGVLKLAAEGASVAYVSEAGSPLVADPGYALGRDAAAQGISVTTAPGPSAAIAALTLSGLPSDRFTFVGFPPSSGGARKQFVAEVSRFGSTVILFESPKRISALLGLLCESAGEDRPAALARELTKKFEEVRRGSLAELSASVADDPPRGEIVLVMSGAVAGEADPEVVDAALGEALSRLRVKDAAAEVAAALGRPKREMYQRALELSRATGDD
- a CDS encoding penicillin-binding protein activator, whose product is MFAVLTTPRRMAAKLLAVGVIALLAACDPAALGGLGSNSGPKIDTSRAVPVALLVPGGSGRSGDDVLAKALENAARLAIADLDGVQIDLRVYNTAGNAGNAARQAQAAVDAGAKVILGPVYSEAANAAGVAVADEGVNVLAFSNNPEIAGGNVFVLGPTFENTATRLVSYARRNGKGNIFTVHARSVAEEIGRDAIAKAIRNTGATNAGSASFELSQQGLVAAVPNIVAQAKASGATSVFFTSTNDGAMPFLAQLLPEAGLSPGVTQFMGLGRLDIPAEALTQPGLQGAWFALPDNNLYNSFQNRYAARFGGSPHPIAGLAYDGIAAIGALVERRGSDALTRGALTQGSGFVGTGGIFRLRGDGTNQRGLAIAQIRNNQVVIVDPAPRSFGGAGF